One genomic segment of Rhizobium viscosum includes these proteins:
- a CDS encoding amino acid ABC transporter permease: MRFDLSILLPHLGFLAQGALLTAEACALALIGSVIMGAFVAIARTSSSTVLRRISFVYVDIFRNVPFIVQLFFFYYGLPEIGIYIDAFTTGVVALSIAGGAYASDVIRAGILAIDPGIIEAAEVSGLSRRVTFTKIVLPIALRTSVRPLGSVLINMILTSSILSTITLNELTGSAQIVVSQTYRPFEVYVVLLVVYAVLTYLVSLGIALLHRRLNRDMMEAVA; this comes from the coding sequence GTGCGGTTCGACCTTTCGATCCTCTTGCCCCATCTGGGCTTTCTCGCGCAAGGCGCGCTGCTGACGGCAGAGGCCTGTGCTCTAGCGCTGATCGGCAGCGTCATCATGGGTGCATTCGTTGCCATTGCGCGCACGTCATCATCAACTGTTCTGCGCAGGATCTCCTTCGTCTACGTCGATATCTTCCGCAACGTGCCCTTCATCGTGCAGCTGTTCTTCTTCTATTACGGCCTGCCCGAGATCGGCATCTATATCGATGCCTTCACGACGGGAGTCGTGGCACTCTCGATTGCCGGCGGCGCCTATGCCTCCGACGTTATCCGCGCCGGCATTCTGGCGATCGATCCCGGCATCATCGAAGCCGCCGAAGTGAGCGGCCTGTCGCGCCGGGTGACTTTTACCAAGATCGTGCTGCCGATCGCGCTCAGAACCTCCGTTCGCCCGCTCGGCTCCGTGCTGATCAACATGATCCTGACATCGTCGATCCTCTCGACGATCACGCTGAACGAGCTGACCGGCTCGGCGCAGATCGTCGTCTCGCAGACCTACAGGCCCTTCGAGGTCTATGTCGTGCTGCTCGTCGTCTATGCAGTGCTGACCTATCTCGTCTCGCTCGGCATCGCCCTCCTCCACCGCCGCCTGAACCGCGACATGATGGAGGCTGTAGCCTGA